A single genomic interval of Spirosoma linguale DSM 74 harbors:
- a CDS encoding hypothetical protein (KEGG: CPR132; cuticular protein 132, RR-2 family (AGAP010122-PA)) — MKTLTKSILLAAGMCSTSLVFGQQNSYNDRYNQYDRYDRPSRRDERRDDRRLDDRLDERREYNRREQEEPRYNNRYEDRRGDSRRNDQMYDERDLSKAYDEGFDDGMRNQVVSERQERRENYKHFTFGVYGGANSTRFEGETVNGQGLTGRLGYQLGFLVRGGGRVYGQVGAEYLASSSQFFKAGDGQVTGVSDITGNIDQRYLHIPAYIGVKLAQSDRGVSGIRLALGAEYATPLSTDKNDFNLGNADFQAATINGLANLGFDAGPIMLDFVYHYGFADVLTSGNSKRRILGVNLGFKF, encoded by the coding sequence ATGAAAACGTTAACGAAATCAATCCTGCTTGCGGCAGGTATGTGCAGCACCAGTCTGGTGTTTGGTCAACAAAACTCATACAACGACCGGTATAACCAATATGATCGATACGACCGGCCGTCTCGTCGGGATGAGCGCCGGGACGACCGCCGTCTAGATGATCGCCTGGACGAACGGCGCGAATACAATCGCCGTGAGCAGGAAGAGCCCCGGTATAATAACCGTTATGAAGACCGGCGGGGTGATAGCCGTCGCAACGACCAGATGTACGACGAGCGCGACTTAAGCAAAGCTTACGACGAGGGCTTTGATGACGGTATGCGCAATCAGGTTGTCAGTGAACGTCAGGAGCGTCGCGAGAATTACAAACACTTTACGTTTGGTGTTTATGGCGGGGCCAATTCAACCCGTTTTGAAGGCGAAACCGTAAATGGCCAAGGTCTGACCGGCCGCCTGGGCTACCAGCTGGGTTTCCTGGTACGGGGTGGTGGCCGGGTTTACGGGCAGGTTGGCGCGGAATATCTGGCGTCAAGCTCGCAGTTTTTTAAGGCAGGTGACGGTCAGGTAACCGGTGTCAGTGATATTACGGGAAACATCGACCAGCGCTATCTGCACATCCCGGCTTATATCGGGGTGAAGCTGGCGCAGTCGGATCGGGGCGTGTCGGGCATCCGGCTGGCCCTGGGTGCGGAATACGCTACCCCGCTGAGTACCGATAAAAACGATTTTAATCTGGGTAATGCCGATTTTCAGGCGGCAACCATTAACGGGCTGGCCAACCTTGGTTTCGACGCAGGTCCGATCATGCTCGATTTTGTTTACCACTACGGTTTTGCCGATGTGCTGACCAGCGGTAACAGCAAACGCCGTATTCTGGGCGTGAACCTTGGGTTTAAGTTTTAA
- a CDS encoding hypothetical protein (KEGG: hypothetical protein) produces MKRQFSILAVCLCGIGIANAQTTTNTYSTTSTATNPTYTSPVTTDSSNSMNNSSNSMSNSNSSTSNGSMSNSSTTPNSTYSTNSAPSTDGTTTTTSTYSTTDSPDRVKATKDYKNFVFGIYAGLNSTKLKGESTGGDISGRIGYQAGFFVRGGGRLFGQLGAEYFASSSNYFTRGDGATPSQIQDQINIQYVQIPVYIGYKLLESDRGISAIRLQVGLEYANRINSSSGNFNLTNSEIKSGTFNGLGQLGFDIGPLLIDLTYHYGLSDSIKNPTNNSTISTGFAGSARRILSASVGFKF; encoded by the coding sequence ATGAAACGTCAATTCTCCATTCTGGCAGTCTGCCTGTGTGGTATCGGCATCGCGAATGCCCAAACTACAACCAACACGTACTCCACAACCAGTACTGCAACGAACCCAACGTACACCTCACCGGTGACAACGGACAGCTCAAATTCGATGAACAACAGTTCGAACTCGATGAGCAACAGCAATTCGTCCACGAGCAACGGATCAATGAGCAACAGCTCTACAACGCCAAACAGCACGTATTCGACCAACAGTGCTCCTTCAACTGATGGTACTACCACAACTACGTCGACTTACAGCACAACGGATAGCCCGGATCGTGTGAAAGCAACGAAAGATTACAAAAACTTTGTATTTGGTATCTACGCAGGTCTTAACTCAACCAAATTGAAAGGTGAGTCGACCGGTGGCGATATTTCGGGTCGTATAGGTTACCAGGCTGGTTTCTTTGTACGGGGTGGTGGCCGTTTATTCGGTCAGTTGGGTGCTGAGTACTTTGCGTCCAGCTCAAACTATTTCACCCGTGGTGATGGTGCTACGCCTTCGCAGATTCAGGACCAGATCAACATCCAGTACGTTCAAATCCCGGTTTATATCGGTTACAAATTGCTTGAATCGGATCGTGGTATTTCGGCAATCCGTTTGCAGGTGGGTCTTGAGTATGCCAACCGGATCAACTCAAGCAGCGGTAATTTTAACCTGACGAACTCGGAGATCAAGAGTGGTACGTTCAACGGTCTTGGCCAGCTTGGCTTTGACATCGGCCCCCTGCTTATCGACCTGACCTACCACTATGGTTTAAGCGACTCGATCAAGAATCCAACGAACAACTCAACTATATCGACGGGTTTTGCTGGTTCAGCACGTCGTATCCTGAGTGCTAGCGTAGGCTTCAAGTTCTAA
- a CDS encoding Glucose-6-phosphate isomerase (PFAM: phosphoglucose isomerase (PGI)~KEGG: dal:Dalk_1023 glucose-6-phosphate isomerase) gives MLANHRFTDLPAYTQLQAHYEDLKDRHLRDLFAEDPNRFETFTRRFEDILLDFSKNRITADTLGLLVQLAEQAGLSDAIGKMVSGDKINRTEDRAVLHIALRNRSNTPILVDGNDVMPDVNEVLAHMKSFSERIRSGEWKGYTGEAITDVVNIGIGGSDLGPVMVTEALKPYADDKKLRVHFVSNVDGVHIYETLQTVRPETTLFLIASKTFTTQETMTNAQTARQWFLDTAKDEAAIAKHFAALSTNKKDVEKFGIDPDNMFGFWDWVGGRYSLWSAIGLSIALYIGFDKFEELLEGAHAMDKHLQDTPLDQNLPVILALVGIWYNNFFGAQTEAILPYDQYMHRFAAYFQQGDMESNGKSVDRDGKPVDYQTGPIIWGEPGTNGQHAFYQLIHQGTKLIPCDFLAPAISQRPIGEHHKILMANYFAQTEALMNGKTEAEAADELRKAGKSEEEIQFLAPFKMFSGNRPTNSILFKQLTPRTLGSLIAMYEHKIFVQGVIWDIFSFDQWGVELGKQLASRILPELQDDAPITTHDSSTNGLMNAFKAMRTA, from the coding sequence ATGCTCGCCAACCATCGATTTACCGACTTACCAGCCTATACACAACTCCAGGCGCATTATGAGGATTTGAAAGACCGTCATCTCCGCGACCTATTCGCCGAAGATCCAAACCGGTTCGAAACCTTTACCCGTCGGTTCGAAGATATTCTGCTCGACTTCTCGAAAAACCGGATCACCGCCGACACACTTGGCTTGCTCGTGCAGCTAGCCGAACAGGCAGGCCTGTCCGATGCCATTGGCAAGATGGTTTCGGGCGATAAGATTAACCGGACAGAAGATCGTGCAGTGCTGCACATAGCGCTCCGAAACCGGTCGAATACCCCCATTCTGGTGGATGGCAACGATGTTATGCCCGATGTGAATGAGGTGCTCGCACACATGAAATCCTTTTCGGAACGCATCCGGTCGGGCGAATGGAAAGGCTACACCGGCGAAGCTATTACGGACGTCGTAAACATTGGCATTGGCGGTTCGGACCTCGGCCCCGTCATGGTAACCGAAGCCCTGAAGCCCTATGCTGACGACAAAAAGCTGCGCGTTCACTTCGTTTCGAACGTAGATGGCGTGCATATCTACGAAACCCTGCAAACGGTCCGGCCCGAAACTACGCTGTTTCTGATTGCCTCCAAAACCTTTACCACGCAGGAAACCATGACCAACGCCCAAACGGCCCGGCAGTGGTTTCTGGATACGGCTAAAGACGAAGCGGCCATCGCCAAACATTTTGCAGCCCTTTCGACCAACAAAAAGGATGTAGAGAAATTCGGCATCGACCCCGACAATATGTTCGGGTTCTGGGATTGGGTTGGCGGTCGCTATTCCCTGTGGTCAGCCATTGGCTTATCCATTGCCCTGTACATTGGTTTCGACAAATTTGAGGAATTGCTGGAGGGCGCCCACGCCATGGATAAACACCTCCAGGATACTCCCCTCGATCAGAACCTGCCCGTCATCCTGGCGCTAGTGGGTATCTGGTACAATAACTTTTTCGGAGCGCAAACCGAAGCCATCCTTCCCTACGACCAGTACATGCACCGGTTCGCGGCTTATTTCCAGCAGGGCGATATGGAAAGTAATGGCAAATCGGTAGATCGCGACGGCAAGCCGGTCGATTATCAGACCGGGCCGATCATCTGGGGAGAGCCCGGCACCAACGGACAGCATGCCTTTTACCAGCTGATTCACCAGGGAACAAAGCTAATTCCGTGTGATTTTCTGGCTCCAGCCATCAGCCAACGCCCCATTGGTGAACATCACAAAATTTTAATGGCCAATTATTTTGCCCAAACCGAAGCGCTGATGAATGGCAAAACGGAGGCCGAAGCAGCCGACGAATTGCGTAAAGCGGGCAAGAGCGAAGAAGAGATTCAGTTTCTTGCGCCGTTCAAGATGTTTTCGGGAAACCGGCCTACAAATTCGATTCTATTTAAACAGCTAACCCCCCGAACGCTGGGCAGTCTGATTGCCATGTACGAGCACAAAATATTCGTTCAGGGCGTTATATGGGACATTTTCAGCTTCGATCAGTGGGGCGTTGAACTTGGAAAACAGCTGGCAAGCCGCATCCTGCCCGAACTTCAGGACGATGCACCGATCACTACGCACGACAGCTCGACAAACGGGCTGATGAATGCTTTCAAGGCTATGCGTACGGCGTAA
- a CDS encoding glycosyl transferase family 39 (PFAM: glycosyl transferase family 39~KEGG: tgr:Tgr7_3093 glycosyl transferase family 39) translates to MNQKLFYSLVLVVVGALLFIPFLGGVRLFDWDEINFAECAREMIALGDYLHVHIDFKPFYEKPPLFFWLQAAMMNLFGVGEFSARLPNAICGIITLVYLYNLGQKLHGHRFGWLWALAYLGSVTPHLYFRSGIIDPFFNLFIFVGLVNLIFASWKRERLGGAMTVPKPEWVYLLLGGFVLGLAILTKGPVAYLIVCLVLLVYWMLSRFRWFISPIQFLAFSIAASFVSLMWYGLDIYLHGPALVQKFLAYNFRLFSTPDAGHVGFPAYHIIILLVGCFPASIFGIRAFGSLFIERNYQREFRKWMLILFWVVLVLFSIVQSKIVHYSSLCYFPLTYFAALTLSQLEERKIQFNNWMRAGLIIVGGIYVVAIVGLPILAHHMDIVKAYADQDAFTQGNLDANVNWTGWEVLPGIWLLVILVLTFILFNQRETGRAAVTLFGGMAIFITLTLWFFIGRIEGISQDAAMRFFERAKGQDVYVRTYGYHSYGPYFYTQKPPVTNKNAYNDEWLLRGRIDKDVLFIRKASEEPTLLDSLPDVKKTGEENGFVFYQRKAR, encoded by the coding sequence ATGAATCAAAAACTCTTCTATTCGTTGGTACTGGTCGTTGTAGGGGCCTTGCTGTTTATCCCGTTTCTGGGGGGCGTTCGCCTATTCGACTGGGACGAAATAAACTTTGCTGAATGCGCCCGCGAAATGATCGCGCTCGGCGATTACCTGCATGTTCACATAGATTTTAAGCCGTTCTACGAAAAACCACCTTTGTTTTTCTGGCTTCAGGCGGCCATGATGAACCTGTTCGGTGTCGGGGAGTTCTCGGCCCGGCTGCCAAACGCCATTTGTGGGATTATCACGCTGGTTTATCTCTATAATCTTGGTCAGAAACTACATGGTCATCGCTTCGGCTGGCTTTGGGCACTGGCCTACCTGGGGTCGGTAACACCCCATCTGTATTTTAGGTCCGGCATCATCGACCCATTTTTCAATCTGTTTATATTCGTGGGACTGGTCAACCTGATCTTTGCTTCCTGGAAGCGTGAGCGGCTGGGCGGGGCCATGACTGTACCCAAACCGGAGTGGGTTTATCTTTTGCTGGGCGGATTTGTGCTGGGGCTGGCCATACTAACGAAAGGACCTGTTGCTTACCTGATTGTTTGCCTGGTGCTGCTGGTATACTGGATGCTGAGCCGCTTTCGATGGTTTATCTCACCAATTCAATTTCTGGCGTTTTCGATAGCAGCTTCGTTCGTGTCACTAATGTGGTACGGGCTCGATATTTACCTGCACGGACCGGCGCTGGTGCAAAAGTTCCTGGCCTATAACTTTCGGTTGTTCAGTACACCCGATGCCGGTCATGTAGGCTTCCCGGCGTATCACATCATCATTTTATTAGTGGGCTGTTTCCCGGCTTCTATATTTGGTATTCGGGCGTTTGGCTCGCTGTTCATCGAACGAAACTACCAGCGTGAATTTCGCAAATGGATGCTGATTCTGTTCTGGGTGGTGCTGGTGCTGTTTAGTATCGTACAATCTAAAATTGTGCATTACTCGTCGCTGTGCTACTTCCCGCTGACTTACTTCGCGGCCCTGACGCTGTCGCAGCTGGAAGAGCGGAAAATTCAGTTTAACAACTGGATGCGGGCGGGTCTGATCATCGTAGGTGGCATTTATGTGGTGGCTATTGTAGGGCTTCCCATACTGGCGCATCATATGGACATCGTGAAAGCCTATGCCGATCAGGACGCCTTCACACAGGGTAATCTGGACGCAAACGTTAACTGGACCGGCTGGGAGGTACTACCGGGGATATGGCTGTTGGTAATTCTGGTCCTGACATTCATCTTGTTTAACCAGCGCGAAACCGGACGGGCTGCCGTAACGCTCTTCGGTGGAATGGCCATCTTTATCACCCTTACACTTTGGTTTTTTATCGGCCGGATCGAGGGTATTTCGCAGGATGCAGCCATGCGCTTTTTTGAACGGGCCAAAGGGCAGGATGTATATGTAAGAACGTACGGTTACCATAGTTACGGTCCCTATTTTTACACTCAGAAACCACCCGTTACCAACAAAAACGCCTATAACGACGAGTGGCTGCTGCGCGGCCGGATCGATAAAGATGTACTCTTCATTAGGAAAGCCAGCGAAGAGCCGACTCTGCTCGATTCGCTCCCCGATGTAAAGAAAACCGGAGAGGAAAATGGCTTTGTCTTTTATCAGCGCAAAGCCAGGTAA
- a CDS encoding short-chain dehydrogenase/reductase SDR (PFAM: short-chain dehydrogenase/reductase SDR~KEGG: hch:HCH_02025 short-chain alcohol dehydrogenase-like protein): MENTAHTKIALVTGGSRGLGKNMALSLAKKGIDVVLTYHSRQEEAEAVVAEINQMGQKAATLQLNAGDIKSFDTFFSQLTSVLSTTFGTDHFDFLINNAGIAGRTPIAETTEDVFDNLMNIHLKGVFFLTQKSLPLLNDGGRIVNISTGLTRFTTPGTAVYATMKGGIETLTMYLAKELGSRGIAVNTVAPGAIETDFGGGTVRDNPAVNKHIAGITALGRVGLPDDIGGVVAFLCTDDARWINAQRIEVSGGMNL, translated from the coding sequence ATGGAAAACACAGCACACACAAAAATTGCCCTGGTTACCGGCGGAAGCCGGGGGCTGGGTAAAAATATGGCCCTGAGCCTGGCAAAGAAAGGAATCGATGTTGTTCTGACCTACCACAGTCGGCAGGAAGAAGCAGAGGCCGTAGTCGCTGAGATTAATCAGATGGGGCAAAAGGCAGCTACCCTCCAGCTAAATGCGGGCGATATAAAAAGCTTCGACACGTTTTTCAGCCAATTGACCAGCGTACTCTCGACTACGTTTGGCACCGACCACTTCGACTTCCTGATCAACAATGCCGGTATTGCCGGTCGCACGCCCATCGCCGAGACGACGGAGGATGTGTTCGACAATCTGATGAACATTCACCTGAAGGGTGTTTTCTTTCTGACGCAGAAGTCGCTGCCACTGCTCAACGATGGTGGCCGTATCGTTAATATCTCCACGGGTCTGACTCGTTTTACCACACCCGGTACCGCTGTTTATGCGACCATGAAAGGAGGTATCGAAACGTTGACCATGTATCTGGCAAAAGAACTTGGGAGCCGCGGTATTGCCGTCAACACCGTAGCGCCGGGAGCAATCGAGACGGATTTTGGCGGGGGTACGGTACGGGACAATCCGGCGGTAAACAAGCACATTGCCGGAATCACTGCCCTGGGCCGTGTTGGTCTTCCCGATGACATTGGCGGTGTAGTGGCCTTCCTGTGTACCGATGACGCCCGCTGGATAAATGCGCAACGCATTGAGGTATCGGGCGGTATGAATTTGTAA
- a CDS encoding transcriptional regulator, AraC family (PFAM: helix-turn-helix- domain containing protein AraC type~SMART: Helix-turn-helix, AraC domain~KEGG: abb:ABBFA_000249 regulatory protein), whose product MNTTTIDQFYQQLISNAGTDVRELLPDGINREIGRFNVFSMVELTKRLQKNPAMPYNRRAYYKISLISGRNRAEYADKVIDIEKNALLFATPKVPYHYLPQDADQTGHFCVFTDEFLIQSKSGVVLDDLPIFRPGGYPVFQLTDEDADDIGYIFRKMEKELASDYAYKYDLLRNYVLELIHYGQKLQPATSLYPTHTASARVSSLFIELLERQFPIESPQQKLSLRTARDYADRLSVHVNHLNKVLKENTGKTTTDIISSRIVQEAKILLKQTDWNVSEIAYSLGFEEVAHFSNFFRKQTSLSPVAFRA is encoded by the coding sequence ATGAACACGACTACCATCGACCAGTTTTATCAGCAGCTTATCAGTAATGCTGGCACCGACGTACGCGAACTTCTACCCGATGGAATTAACCGGGAGATTGGGCGCTTCAATGTGTTCAGCATGGTGGAGCTGACCAAACGGCTTCAGAAAAACCCAGCCATGCCCTATAACCGGAGGGCTTATTATAAGATCAGTCTGATCAGCGGGCGGAACCGCGCTGAATACGCCGATAAGGTGATCGACATCGAAAAAAATGCCCTTCTCTTTGCCACACCGAAAGTCCCCTACCATTATCTGCCGCAGGACGCGGACCAGACCGGGCACTTCTGCGTCTTTACCGACGAGTTTTTGATACAGAGTAAAAGTGGCGTAGTACTCGATGATCTGCCCATTTTCAGGCCCGGCGGATACCCCGTTTTTCAGCTTACCGACGAGGATGCAGACGATATTGGGTATATTTTCCGAAAGATGGAGAAGGAGCTGGCATCCGATTATGCCTACAAGTACGACCTGCTGCGTAACTATGTGCTGGAGTTGATCCATTACGGGCAAAAGCTTCAGCCCGCCACATCGCTCTATCCAACGCATACCGCTTCGGCACGGGTTTCGTCGCTCTTTATTGAGTTGCTGGAACGGCAGTTTCCCATTGAATCACCACAGCAGAAGCTAAGTCTGCGAACAGCCAGGGATTATGCCGACCGGCTGTCTGTTCACGTCAATCATCTCAACAAGGTACTGAAAGAAAATACGGGCAAAACCACCACCGATATCATCAGCAGCCGGATTGTTCAGGAAGCCAAGATCCTGCTGAAACAAACCGACTGGAATGTATCGGAGATTGCCTATAGCCTGGGGTTTGAAGAGGTTGCTCACTTCTCGAACTTCTTCAGGAAACAAACCTCCCTGTCGCCGGTAGCCTTTCGGGCATAA
- a CDS encoding Acetamidase/Formamidase (PFAM: Acetamidase/Formamidase~KEGG: bja:blr4981 amidase), with protein MSPLLTPTTKTAAAIKPDHVVRSLPENMVWGYFGADVPPVYKVKDGDVVEIQTVNPSGVSRTNPEEFYTKNNLPLDQHAQEVVAIMKNVKPEPSGIRGHMLTGPVYIDGAQPGDTLEIRILDLTFPAPFGVNSVWPGGGGIPDEVKTRETFVYRYDAKRKMATLKEGVEIPLKPFMGVMALSPPADMGRQSSIPPNFFGGNLDIKHLTKGTTLFLPVSVPGGLFTTGDGHGAQGNGEVSGVAIETAINLTVKFIVHKGKASKQPRAETPTHFIAVGLDKDLNKAMKNALSEACAFIRDELGFTFNEALSIASTAVDFEVSQVVDQTLGVHAMIPKSIFTKKKFDFWA; from the coding sequence TTGTCGCCCTTATTAACCCCAACGACAAAAACGGCAGCCGCCATCAAACCTGACCATGTGGTTCGTTCATTGCCCGAAAATATGGTGTGGGGTTATTTCGGGGCTGATGTACCGCCGGTCTATAAAGTGAAGGATGGCGATGTTGTCGAAATTCAGACCGTCAATCCGTCGGGGGTGAGTCGGACCAACCCGGAAGAATTTTATACTAAAAACAACCTGCCCCTCGATCAGCACGCGCAGGAAGTAGTCGCCATTATGAAAAACGTGAAGCCCGAACCATCGGGAATTCGCGGGCATATGCTGACGGGGCCTGTTTACATCGACGGGGCGCAACCCGGCGACACGCTCGAAATCCGCATTCTCGATTTGACGTTTCCGGCTCCCTTCGGCGTCAACAGCGTCTGGCCGGGCGGGGGCGGCATTCCCGACGAAGTCAAAACCCGTGAGACCTTCGTGTATCGGTACGATGCAAAACGAAAAATGGCCACATTAAAAGAAGGCGTCGAAATTCCATTAAAGCCATTTATGGGCGTTATGGCCCTGTCACCCCCGGCCGATATGGGACGGCAGAGTTCGATACCGCCTAACTTTTTCGGTGGTAATCTGGACATTAAACATTTAACCAAAGGCACAACCTTGTTTTTACCCGTTTCCGTACCCGGCGGTCTATTCACCACCGGAGATGGGCACGGGGCGCAGGGTAACGGCGAAGTGAGTGGTGTTGCCATCGAAACGGCCATTAACCTGACCGTCAAATTCATTGTCCACAAAGGCAAAGCCTCGAAACAGCCCCGCGCCGAAACGCCCACGCATTTTATTGCCGTTGGCTTGGACAAAGACCTGAACAAAGCGATGAAGAATGCCCTTTCCGAAGCCTGCGCCTTCATTCGGGATGAGCTTGGCTTTACCTTCAACGAAGCCCTGTCCATTGCCAGCACCGCCGTCGACTTTGAAGTCAGTCAAGTAGTTGATCAGACGCTGGGCGTTCATGCGATGATTCCAAAGTCCATTTTTACGAAGAAGAAATTTGATTTCTGGGCGTAA
- a CDS encoding drug resistance transporter, EmrB/QacA subfamily (TIGRFAM: drug resistance transporter, EmrB/QacA subfamily~PFAM: major facilitator superfamily MFS_1~KEGG: dal:Dalk_2314 drug resistance transporter, EmrB/QacA subfamily) produces MFGTFMSTLDSSIVNIALPTIRRELNAGDSVEWIVLCYLLTTTSTLLIMGKLSDWIGRRQMYITGFFVFVLGSLLCGLAWSLWSLVGFRVVQGLGAAMIYSIGPAIISDAFSSKERGQAMGLMGSVVAAGSSAGPVIGGLLLGKFGWSSIFFVNVPIGLLAIWRAWTILPESPKVTGQRFDLVGAGLFLVGVTTLLTAIEFGPEPRYGWDNPLVIGLLSVGSILLVSFLFWEMRVKEPMLRLSLFRIRPFTMAILAAFCGFLASGGNLFVIPFFLQQLLKLNPERAGLVLLAGPLTLSVVAPLGGYLSSRVSTRWLSSFGLLITATGYFAFSFLDTSWDWKDVVWRSSLVSLGFGLFQSPNSSSALNAAPLDQRGIASSMIAFMRNLGFVVGIALAAAVWYSTRNRFALANGVTPEATDAQLLGMHYAYLVMASLVLTGAIISFSRGKYQELGARS; encoded by the coding sequence ATGTTCGGCACGTTCATGTCTACCCTCGACAGCAGTATTGTCAATATCGCCCTGCCGACCATTCGCCGGGAGCTGAACGCCGGGGATAGTGTCGAATGGATTGTCCTTTGTTACCTGCTTACCACAACCAGCACCTTGCTCATCATGGGTAAGCTATCGGACTGGATTGGCCGCCGACAGATGTACATCACTGGTTTTTTTGTGTTTGTGCTGGGGTCTTTACTCTGCGGGCTAGCCTGGAGTTTATGGTCGCTGGTGGGGTTTCGCGTCGTGCAGGGGCTGGGTGCTGCTATGATTTACTCCATCGGTCCGGCCATTATCAGCGATGCGTTCTCATCTAAAGAGCGGGGGCAGGCTATGGGCCTTATGGGTTCCGTGGTGGCGGCTGGTTCCAGCGCCGGTCCCGTTATTGGTGGGCTTTTACTGGGGAAATTCGGCTGGTCGAGTATTTTTTTCGTGAACGTACCCATTGGCTTACTGGCCATCTGGCGAGCCTGGACCATCCTGCCCGAAAGCCCTAAAGTGACCGGCCAGCGTTTCGATTTGGTAGGAGCGGGGTTGTTTCTGGTTGGTGTAACCACCTTGCTGACGGCCATTGAATTCGGGCCGGAGCCTCGCTATGGCTGGGATAACCCACTGGTCATTGGCCTGCTTTCGGTTGGTTCGATTTTACTCGTTTCATTCCTCTTTTGGGAGATGCGCGTCAAGGAGCCCATGTTGCGGCTCAGTTTGTTCCGTATTCGCCCGTTCACAATGGCTATTCTGGCTGCTTTCTGCGGATTTCTGGCTTCCGGCGGCAACCTGTTCGTGATTCCGTTCTTTCTGCAGCAACTCCTCAAATTAAATCCAGAGCGGGCCGGGCTTGTGCTACTGGCTGGTCCGCTGACCTTGAGTGTAGTGGCTCCGCTGGGTGGGTACCTGTCCAGTCGGGTTAGTACGCGCTGGCTGTCGAGTTTTGGATTGCTGATAACGGCCACCGGTTATTTTGCCTTTTCGTTTCTGGACACCAGTTGGGACTGGAAAGATGTTGTTTGGCGGAGTTCGCTGGTGAGTTTGGGGTTCGGCCTGTTTCAGTCGCCCAACAGCAGCAGTGCCCTGAATGCCGCCCCACTGGATCAGCGCGGTATTGCCAGCAGCATGATTGCCTTTATGCGAAATCTGGGTTTTGTGGTGGGTATTGCGCTGGCGGCTGCCGTCTGGTACAGCACCCGAAACCGCTTTGCGCTGGCGAACGGCGTAACCCCCGAAGCCACAGATGCTCAACTGCTGGGGATGCACTACGCCTACCTGGTCATGGCGAGCCTGGTACTGACGGGGGCCATTATTTCGTTCTCAAGGGGGAAGTACCAGGAGTTAGGAGCGAGGAGTTAG
- a CDS encoding Stress responsive alpha-beta barrel domain protein (PFAM: Stress responsive alpha-beta barrel domain protein~KEGG: pat:Patl_1144 stress responsive alpha-beta barrel) gives MKEQSRRNFVKNTVAAGLTASLPTVETAPKEMFVHHVFFYLKNAGNEADKAKLLEGLNKLAKCPTIKMVHIGTPAGTTRDVIERTYTYSWLCFFDSAADEEAYQKHPIHDEFRNNYAHLWEKVVIYDSVGPKR, from the coding sequence ATGAAAGAGCAATCCCGCAGAAATTTCGTAAAAAATACCGTTGCCGCCGGACTAACAGCGAGCTTACCAACTGTAGAAACAGCCCCGAAAGAAATGTTCGTTCACCACGTTTTCTTCTATCTGAAAAATGCCGGTAACGAGGCCGATAAAGCAAAACTGCTGGAAGGTCTGAATAAACTGGCGAAATGCCCGACCATCAAAATGGTACACATTGGTACGCCCGCCGGGACAACCCGCGATGTTATCGAACGTACCTACACCTATTCATGGCTGTGTTTCTTCGATAGTGCCGCCGACGAAGAAGCTTATCAGAAACACCCCATCCACGACGAGTTCCGAAACAATTATGCCCATCTCTGGGAGAAAGTGGTCATCTATGATTCGGTAGGGCCGAAGAGGTAG